From one Corvus cornix cornix isolate S_Up_H32 chromosome 21, ASM73873v5, whole genome shotgun sequence genomic stretch:
- the PINK1 gene encoding serine/threonine-protein kinase PINK1, mitochondrial has translation MALRLLLARALRLFPRCRPPCAPRAAPRPGPGPGPAPGPGPAPAAPPAPWRPWLAWLPAARRLFLRGPAGGLAAVARRGRGGVCLALAMALGLVEPRLEEQRRAEAACRHIQTVFVGKNKPQKDPLSSFRWQGFKLEEYLIGQPIGKGCSAAVYEAAIPFCPNPRDRAESSRLPAVQQDRGSASQGAEEEPVVERQPKGAFPLAIKMMWNISAGSSSEAILDAMGRELVPATGVALSGEYGAVSGRRKPVLGRKTLQPHPNIIQVIRAFTSSVPLLPGAFAEYPDVLPLSLNPRGIGHSRTLFLVMKNYPCTLRQYLRENTPDVRLSTVMILQLLEGVDHLVRQGIAHRDLKSDNILVEFDSAGCPWLVITDFGCCLADENIGLRLPFTSSYVDRGGNGCLMAPEVITASPGPGTVINYSKADAWAVGAIAYEILGLANPFYGHGHSTLESRSYQEDQLPSLPDHVPLEVKQVIKMLLQRDPNKRLSARVAANVLHLSLWGDSVVASRTLKPDQMIAWLLCQSAATLLTNRLAEKSQVETKMKMCFLANLEFEDLWAAIFLLLAWRSHSG, from the exons ATGGCGCTGCGGCTGCTGCTGGCGCGGGCCCTGCGGCTCTTCCCGCGGTGCCGCCCGCCCTgcgcgccccgcgccgccccccggcccggccccggccccggccccgcgcccggccccggccccgcgcccgccgcgccgcccgcgccATGGCGGCCCTGGCTGGCCTGGCTGCCGGCCGCCCGCCGCCTCTTCCTGCGCGGCCCGGCGGGCGGGCTGGCGGCCGTtgcgcggcggggccgcggcggcgtCTGCCTGGCGCTGGCCATGGCGCTGGGCTTGGTGGAGCCGCGCCTGGAGGAGCAGCGCCGGGCCGAGGCGGCGTGTCGCCACATCCAG ACCGTCTTTGTTGGGAAGAACAAGCCGCAGAAAGATCCCTTGAGCTCATTCCGCTGGCAGGGCTTCAAGCTGGAGGAATATCTCATCGGCCAGCCCATCGGGAAGGGCTGCAGTGCCGCCGTGTACGAAGCAGCCATTCCCTTCTGTCCCAATCCTCGGGATCGTGCGGAGAGCAGCCGTCTCCCAGCCGTGCAGCAGGACCGTGGCTCAGCCTCCCAGGGGGCTGAAGAGGAGCCTGTAGTGGAACGCCAACCGAAAGGGGCTTTTCCCTTAGCTATCAAAATGATGTGGAACATTTCG GCTGGTTCCTCGAGTGAAGCCATCCTCGATGCCATGGGCCGAGAGCTCGTCCCAGCCACAGGTGTTGCATTATCTGGGGAATACGGAGCTGTCTCTGGCCGCAG AAAACCTGTCCTTGGGAGGAAGACGCTTCAACCTCATCCAAATATAATCCAGGTGATCCGAGCGTTCACATCCTCTGTCCCTTTGCTGCCCGGAGCCTTTGCTGAGTATCCTGACGTCCTTCCATTGAGCCTGAACCCCAGAGGGATCGGCCACAGCCGCACGCTCTTCTTGGTGATGAAGAA TTACCCCTGCACGCTGCGCCAGTATCTGCGGGAGAACACTCCGGATGTCCGCCTCTCCACAGTGATGATTCTACAGCTCTTGGAAGGCGTGGACCATCTTGTTCGACAGGGAATAGCACACAGAGACCTCAAGTCTGACAACATCCTGGTTGAATTTGATTCTG CTGGCTGCCCCTGGCTGGTCATCACCGACTTTGGCTGCTGTTTGGCAGATGAAAACATCGGCCTGAGGCTGCCCTTCACCAGCTCCTATGTGGATCGGGGTGGCAATGGCTGCCTCATGGCACCTGAG GTGATCACAGCGTCACCTGGTCCCGGCACGGTGATCAACTACAGTAAAGCCGATGCTTGGGCTGTTGGAGCGATCGCCTACGAAATCCTGGGCCTGGCCAATCCTTTCTATGGCCACGGGCACTCGactctggaaagcagaagtTACCAGGAGGACCAGCTGCCGAGCCTGCCCGACCACGTGCCCCTCGAGGTGAAGCAGGTGATAAAGATGCTGCTTCAGAGGGATCCCAACAAG AGGTTGTCTGCGAGAGTTGCTGCGAACGTGCTGCACCTGAGCCTCTGGGGTGACAGTGTTGTAGCGTCCAGGACCCTGAAACCCGACCAGATGATCgcctggctgctctgccagtCTGCAGCCACCCTGCTCACCAACAGGCTGGCGGAGAAGAGCCAGGTAGAAACCAAAATGAAGATGTGCTTCTTGGCAAACCTTGAGTTTGAAGACCTCTGGGCAGCGATATTCCTGTTGCTGGCCTGGAGAAGCCACTCTGGGTGA
- the CDA gene encoding cytidine deaminase, with amino-acid sequence MEGGGQHPVAAVPPGQPQGDHLQLLLRRSREAKNCAYCPYSRFPVGAALLTAGGEIFSGCNVENACYSLGVCAERTAIQKAISEGHTSFKAMAIASDMGDHFITPCGACRQVMREFGTDWDVYLTKADGTYIVKRLEELLPLSFGPEDLKKV; translated from the exons ATGGAGGGAGGCGGGCAGCACCCGGTCGCCGCTGTCCCCCCGGGCCAGCCCCAGGGTGAccatctccagctcctgctgcgCCGCAGCCGGGAGGCCAAAAACTGCGCCTATTGCCCCTACAGCCGCTTCCCGGTGGGAGCCGCGCTGCTCACCGCCGGCGGGGAGATCTTCTCGG GGTGCAACGTGGAGAACGCCTGCTACAGCCTGGGGGTGTGTGCTGAGCGCACTGCCATCCAAAAAGCCATCTCCGAGGGGCACACCAGCTTCAAGGCCATGGCCATCGCCAG TGACATGGGGGACCACTTCATCACGCCCTGCGGCGCCTGCAGACAAGTGATGAGAGAG ttCGGCACAGACTGGGATGTCTACCTGACCAAAGCAGATGGCACCTACATTGTCaagaggctggaggagctgctgccgcTCTCCTTTGGCCCTGAGGACCTGAAGAAGGTCTGA